The DNA segment GCGTGGTGCCAGGCGGTAGGCCCATTCCTTCATCGCGGGCAGCGACGCCAGGAAGTACAGGGTCAGCACCAGCACGATCAGGGTGCCGAACAGGCTGTTGAGGATGACCGTTCCCACTCCCAGAACGCCACCGAAGATCCCGCCTACCGCCTCCGAGTTGTCGAAGAAGTTATTGACCTCATCGGTTACCCGCTCCCTCACCTGGAACTGCTGGTCGACCGTACGGAAGAAGTCCGAGTTCAGAAAGTCATCAACAAACCCGGGCGCCCGGTCCACGAACTGGCTCGTCTGGTTCGCGATGGTGGGGATCAGGGTGGCGAAGAAGCCTGCAATGAGGCTCGCAAGCAACAACAGCGCGACGGCGATACCGGCCGGGCGTGGTACCCCCTTTTTCTCCAGCCAGCGGACTATGGGATCCAGCCCGAGCGCAATGAACATGGCAGCGCCGATCCACAGCAGCAACTGGCCCACGTTGGTGATCATGAAATAGGCCAGCAGGGCCAGGCCGACACCCACGGTACCCATGAATCCGAAGTGGATGGGGTGGTGGCGCATGGACCGGGGCTGCGGGTTGCCGAACTTCAGGCGCTCGTCGGCGAGGGTCACCTCCTCGTCGAAGGGCACCTGATCAGGAGCGCGCTCGGGGGGGAACTCAAACCGCAGCCGGGGCTGCGCCCCGGGGATGGGCTTGCGCAACCGGTGCAGGATCGCGGCCAGCAGGCCCGGCTGGGAGGCTTCATCGGGGGAGCCCGCCGTGTGCCCGTTCGCCACGCGGGGTGGGGCAGTGGGCCGGGGGAGCGGCTCGCCGACCGGAACTTCCTGATTATCGCTCACGCTTGTTTTCTGCTTTCCCAGTGGTGCCTGCGAGGGGTGGCCGTCATCCAGAGCCATTGCACGTTAGCGAAACACTAACAGGCAAGCTGGACGGCGCCCTGCACCCTGACCGGTCCGCCGTCGTGCCCGGGACCAGCGTGGTTCCAGCCGATAGTGACGCCCTCCACAAAATCCTGCCGTGTAGGTGAAGTTAGTTACGATGGGAGGTGAGATCAAGCTTTTGCACAGACAATCGCGCCGCCGGGGACCTGTCGGCGCATGATGCGCGGCCGTGCTGCGCGCGAGCAACGATAGGTATCTGAGTGCGTTTCAAGATTGCAGTTCCCGCCCTGGTGATCGGAGTGCTGTTGATGCTCGTGGGCATCGCACAGCTCACCTTTTTGTCCCCTTCCGAGACAGTGACCGCTTCGGTGCCAGCCGGAACCGAGAGCGGTCCGGTGACTGTGATCGACGCTGGTGCCAAGGAGCCCGGAGCCGACGACGTCGACATCACGGTCCGCTCTGAGGGGACCTTCACTCTCGCTGTCGGCCGGGCCAGCGACGTCGACGCCTGGGTGGGCGACGCGGCCCACCTCCGGGTGACCGGAATTGAAGAGGACGGCCTCCAGACCACGTTCACTGACGGCGAGCAGACAGTTCCGGATCCCAGCGGATCCGATCTTTGGACCAGCGAGGAAACCGCCGAAGGTAGCGTCACCCACCGCTGGCTGGACCCGGCCGACGGCGACTGGTCCATTTTGCTTGCGTCCGACGGCGAAAACCCCGCCCCTACCAATGTCTCGATCACATGGCCCAACGACGAGACCACGGTCTGGGCTGTTCCCCTCATCGTGATCGGAGCCCTCATCGTTCTGATCGGGATCGCACTGTTCTTCCGCAAGCCCAAGCGCGAACGACCTCCGACCGTTGAGGGGTCGCGAGCCCATCAGCGCGCCCTTGAAGCCCGCAACAAGCAGGGCAGGAAGGGCGGAGCACAGTTCAGCGTGGCAGTCGTTGTCATGGGACTCACCGCTTCCGGACTCAGTGCGGCGCACGCCACGACGTCGGAGCCATCCCCCTCGCCTGCGACGTCGGAGCCATCCCCCTCGCCTGCGACGTCGGAGCCATCCCCCTCGCCTGCGACGTCGGAGCCATCCCCCTCGCCCGCGGCGGAGGAGACCGGGGACCAGCCGCCGGTGGTGCTCGAAAGCCAGTTGGAGCGAATTCTCGCTTCGGTTGCCACCGTCGTCGCGGAGGGTGACGCGGCCGCCGACGCCGATCTGCTTGCGCCTCGGACCGCAGAGGCCGCACTGGCGCTGCGGACCGCCAATTACGCTGTGCGTGCCGACGCCTCGGAGATCCCGGAGCCCACGCCGGTGGCCGCGGAACCGATCCTGACCACCATGATCTCCTCCGATCCCAGCTGGCCCCGCACGGTGGTGGCCCTCACCCAGTCCGAGGACAACCCAGTGCCGCAGGCGCTGGTGCTGGTACAGGCAGACCCCCGGTCCAATTACCAGCTCAGCGCGGCTATCCAGATGCTGCCCGGCACGACCTTTCCCAGCTCCGAGGGCTCAGCCGGGGTGGCACAGGTCCCGCTCGACAACGCACCAGGACTCGCCTACGCGCCGCAGACGGCGATGAACGCCATTGCGGATTTCCTCTCCGAACCCGACGGCGACAACGCCGACACTTTCGAGGAGAACTCCTTCGCGGAGGCCATCACGTCCTTCCAGTCGGATGTCGTGGCGGATCCGGACAATGACTCGGCGGACATCACCTTTGTCCACGCTTCGGAGCCCGACTACACGCATGCCCTCGCCACCAGCGACGGCGGCGCGATGGTCTTCGGGTACCTGAACCACACCTACTCCAGCGTGCCCCGGGGCTCCCGTGACTCCATCGATCTCGACGGCACCGTCTACGAGTCGCTCACGGGCGAGACGTCGACCGACGAGGGCATTGACGTGCGCTACGGCGAAGCGGTCATGATGTACATACCCACCGAGGAAAGCGGCGAACGCGTCCGGGTCGTCGGCGCCGCCCAGCAATTTTTGTCCGCCGAGCTGAGATAGTTCCGGCGAGCATCACCACTTGTCTACCCACGATCAAATGACTTCCAACGAATAAAGGCGGAACCATGAGCATTCCGAACAACCGCGGGCCCCTCCCGCCGTCGTCAATGAACCTGCACGGAGCCGTTGACCTTTCGGCGCTGAAGGCGCGTGCCGAAGCAGCACGCACAGCGCCCCAGGGCGGCGCGCCGGCGGCTGGCAACGGCCAGCAGGCGGAAGCCCAACCCGCCAGCGGAGCCGGCGCCGCCGGGAGCCCCTACGTGGTCGAGGTCACCGAGCAGAGCTTCCCCCAGCTGGTACAGCTCTCCTCCCAGGTCCCCGTGGTCGTTGACCTGCGGGCCGGATGGAGCGAGGAATCCTCCCGCGTCACTGCCGTGCTGGAAGCCATCGCCGTCGAACACGATGGCAAGGTCCTGCTGGCGAAGGTCGATGTCGAAACGCAGCCGCAGATTGCCCAGGCATTTCAGGCCCAGACCGTACCGACCGTCGTCGCCGTTCTCAAGGGGCAGCCCGTGCCTCTGTTCGAGGGTGCCGTCCCCGAACAGCAGATCCGTTCCTTCATCGATGAACTGCTGAAGGTGGCAGGCGCCAACGGGGTCGCCGGATCGCTGCGGGAGGGCGCTGACGCCGAGGGTGCCGAGGCCGCGGCCGAGGAGCCACCCCTGCCCCCGCACCACCAGGCCGCCTTTGACGCGATCGAGGCGGGGGACTATCTGGCCGCCGCGGCATCCTACCGCCAGGCCCTGGCCGAACAGCCCGCGGACGCCGAGGCCAAGGCTGGACTCGCCCAGGTGGAACTGATGCAGCGGCTGAAGGACGTTGATGCGGCAACCATCCGCCAGCGCGCAGCCGACGAGCCAGACATTCTTGAAAGCCAGCTGGCCGTGGCGGACCTGGATGTGTCAGGAGGACACGTCGAGGACGGGTTCGCCCGGATCGTGGCCTTCATTTCCCGCACCGCCGGTGAACCGCGTGAAGCGGCACGGGTGCGGCTGCTGGAACTGTTCGACGTCGTCGGTGTCGCCGATCCACGGGTCACCAAGGCCCGTGGAGCACTCGCCCGAGCCCTGTTCTAGAGCAGGACCCCGGTTCGGGGACACAGGTCATCCGGGTGGCGGAAGATCCCGGGCGGTAATTCGTCCCTTTGGATGACGAGGAGCAGCCTCCCACGTTGTTAGCGTTGGGGGATGAGTTCACCCACCCTTCCCCTGTCTCCCGATACTGCCGGCGAACCTACCCTTCCGGGGAGCCCTGCACTCGTCATCCGCGGGCTCGCCAAGCGGTTCGGCGAGAAGATCGCCGTCAACGGTGTCGACCTGGATGTCCCGGCCGGATCCTTCTACGGACTGGTGGGACCCAACGGGGCGGGCAAGACCACCACGCTATCGATGGCGACCGGACTCCTCCGGCCCGATCATGGGCATGCCTGGGTGCATGGCGTCGACGTCTGGGACCATCCCCTCGAAGCGAAGAAGCTGATGGGAATCCTTCCGGACGGGGTAAGGCTGTTCGACCGGTTGACCGGCGAGCAGCTGGTGACCTACGCCGGGCTGCTGCGTGGCATGGACCGGGACACCGTTGCCGAACGGGTTGCGGACCTGCTCCGGGCCCTGGACCTCGCCAACGACGCGGGCACCCTGGTGGTCGACTATTCGGCCGGTATGACCAAGAAGATCGCGCTGGCGTCCGCGCTGATCCATGCGCCGTCGCTGCTGGTGCTCGACGAGCCCTTCGAATCGGTGGATCCGGTGTCAGCGGCGAACATCCGTGACATCCTCGCCAGCTATGTCGGCTCCGGTGGAACCGTCATCGTTTCCAGCCACGTGATGGACCTGGTGCAGCGGATGTGCGACCACGTGGCAGTGATCGCCGCCGGTACCGTGCTCGCTGCCGGCACCGTGGACGAGGTGCGCGGGGAATCCAGCCTGGAGGACCGGTTCGTGGAACTCGTGGGTGGCCGGAACACTGCGGAGGGCCTCACATGGTTGCGCACCTCCTAAGACTCAAACTCACCCTCCTCCGGAACTCCCTGAAGCGCAGCACTTGGGCGCTGGTTGGGGTCATCCTGGGTGGCCTGTACGGGCTCGGGATGCTGGGCCTGTTGATCGTTGGTCTGGTCTTCCTGGGGAACGCAGACCCTACAGTGATCCGCAATGTGTTGGTCATTGGCGGGTCGGTGGTGGTCCTCGGCTGGATCGTGGTGCCAATGGTTTCTTCCGGTATCGATATGACCCTCGACCCGGCCCGGTTTGTCACCTTCGCGGTACCAATGCGGCAGATGATCGCCGGGTTGGCGCTTGGAGCGGTGATCGGGATTCCCGGGATCATCACCCTGCTGGCCTCCCTGGCCCAGGTGGGCACCTGGATCCGGTACCCGGCCGCTGCTGTGGCGGCCCTCATCTGCGCGGTGCTCGCCGTGCTGCTCTGCGTGGTCGCTTCCCGGTTGGCGACCACAGCGGTCATTTCCCTCACCTCCTCCCGCCGGTTCAAGGACGTCAGCTCGATGGTGATCCTGGTGCCGCTGATCCTGGTGGGTCCGATCATCGCCGCTGTCGCGACCGGTTTTGAGCAGTCGCCGGGCTTCGCCAACGAACTCGCGGCTATCCTGGGGTGGACCCCGCTCGGGGTTTTCTGGGCGGTGCCCGCGGACGTGGCCGACGGCGCCTACCTCACCGCTACGCTCCGGTTCGTCCTCGGCGTCGTTGTGCTCGCGGTGCTTGCCTGGCTCTGGCAACTGAACCTGGCGAGGGCGCTGGTCACCCCCGCCTACAACGCGGTCACCCGGAAGGGCGCCGGCAATCTGGGATTTTTCCGCCGCTTCCCGGCCACACCCACCGGCGCGGTGGCAGCCCGGGCACTGACCTACTGGGCCCGGGACCCACGGTATCTGGGGTCGATCGTGATCGTTCCGTTGGTACCGCTGCTGATGCTGTTCTTCGCAGCACAGTCGGGGGACTACACGCTGCTGAATTTCGTGGGACCGATTATCGCTTTCCTGCTCGCGTGGTCCATTTCAGCCGACATCTCCTACGACAACACTGCCTTCTGGTTACACCTGTCCACGGGTGTGAGCGGTCGGTCCGACCGGGCCGGACGCGCCCTGGCCGTCGCGGTAATCTCGGCCCCAGCGGTGCTGGTATTCACCATTGCACCGCTGTGGATTTCCGGCAGCCTCGAGGACCTCCCGATGATGCTCGGACTGTCCATCGGCGTCCTGCTGACCGGCATTGGGTTCTCCAGCGTGGTTTCCGCACGGTATACCTACAACGTGCCGTTGCCGGGGGAGAGCCCGCTGAAGACCCCACCGGGCACCGGGTTCTCGATGTTTGCCGTCCAGATGATTGGCTGGCTGGTCCTGCTGGTGCTGGTCATCCCGGAACTGGGGCTCGCGATTGCCTATCTGGTCACCGGAAACAGTGCCTTCGGTTGGCTCACCCTGCTGGTGGGATGCGTGTTGGGTGCCGTCCTGCTTCTCGTCGGGTTGAAGCTGGGCGGACAATGGTACGACCGTAGGGCGCCGGAACTGCTGCAGGCGGTGTCAGTCAACAAGTAGGCAGGTTCTGAACAGCCTGACCACAACAAAAGGACAGTGGATGGAAGTTGTTATCCTGCCCGATCCGTCAGCCATCGCCACGCTCGCAGCGGATGCGATCGAGGCGCTGGTGCGGCGCAAACCCGACGCTGTGCTGGGTCTGGCGACCGGTTCGTCGCCGCTCGGCGTCTATGACGAACTGGCGACCCGGCACCAGCGGGACGGTCTGAGCTTCGCGGCCGCCCACGGCTTCGCGCTGGATGAGTATGTGGGACTTCCCGCCGGGCACCCCGAGTCCTACCGGGAGGTGATCCGTAGGGAGTTCACCGACCGGATCGATATCCGCCCGGAAAACGTGCACGGTCCCGACGGCGCCGCAACGGATATTCCCGCAGCCTGCGCGGCCTATGAGGAGGCCATCCGGCTGGCGGGCGGCGTTGACCTGCAGCTGTTGGGGGTGGGGACCGACGGCCACATTGGCTTCAATGAACCGGGTAGCTCACTGGTCTCACGCACCCGGATCAAGTCGCTCATCATGCAGACCCGCAAGGACAATGCCAGGTTCTTCGGCAGCGTCGACGAGGTGCCACATCACGTGGTGACCCAGGGCCTCGGGACCATCATGGACGCCCGGCACGTGGTGCTGATCGCAACGGGCGCCCAAAAGGCGCGGGCAGTTCACGATTTCGTCGAGGGCCCGGTGGCGGCGGTGTGCGCGGCATCCATTCTGCAGATGCACCCACACGCCACCATCCTCATCGATGATGCGGCGGCCTCGGGCTTGAAACTGGCAGATTATTATCGCCACACTTACGCCAACAAACCCTCCTGGCAGGGAATCTAGGTTGCTATCCGCCCGGCAGTATGGTCACGAAGCAAGGATAGGATGGACGCATGAGTACGCCTGCAGACCCTTTTGACAATGATCCCGGCAACGACCCACGCACTGATCCCCAGCGCTCAGGCTCCACCGCCACGCTGGAGCGCGAGGAGCTTCGGGAAGAGCTGGAACCAGGGGATCGCGAACGCCTCGCCCACTACGTCCGCAAAGAGAAGATCATGGAGTCCGCCCTGTCAGGCGAGCCAGTGATCGCTTTGTGCGGCAAGGTGTGGACGCCGGGCCGCGACCCGCAGAAGTTCCCGGTATGCCCGGAGTGCAAAGACATCTACAACGGCATGCGCCCTGGCAAGGACGACAAGGACAAATAGCACCACCCCTCAGAGGAAACGTCCCCGGATACGGGTTTGTCCGGGGATAGTGGTGGTCGGTATTCCTGCGTGCCCCTCCGTCGTCGTCGGTTGACTAAGGATTCATGACTGATCACTCCGCCCGGCCCACCACGGGGCCCGAAGTCGTAGGCGAAACGGCGAACCTGCGCCCGCTGACCATCGGGATCATCGCCATCATCACCTGTGCCGCCTTCGAGGCGATGGCGGTGACGACGGCGATGCCTGCGGTGGTCGCTGACCTGGACGGGGTCTCCGGGTACGGTCTGGCCTTTTCGATGTACCTCACGGCGTCGCTGCTGGGCACGGTGATCGCCGGTACCTGGTGTGACCGGGCGGGTGCGCGTCCGGCACTCGCCGTCGGCATGTTCGTCATGATCGCAGGGCTGCTGGTCTCGGGTGCCGCGGGTGAGTTCTGGATGGTCACGGCTGGTCGGGCCGTCTCGGGACTGGGCGGTGGCTTCATGGTGGTAGCCGTTTATGTGATCATCGGGGGAGCATACCCCCAGCACCGCCAACCGGTGATCTTCGGCTGGTTATCCGCGGCCTGGGTGCTGCCCTCGCTGATCGGTCCAGCGGTAGCTGGCTATCTGGCGGGAGAAGTCTCCTGGCGCCTGGTCTTCCTCGGGGTGGCACCGATCGTCCTCGCGGCCTTCGCCCTGGTCTGGCCGAGAACCGCCGCACTGGCGCCACCAGAGCCCGGCGCAGGGAACCGGCACGACGGACGACGGCGTGCCCTCACCGGGCTGGGTCTTGCCGGGGGAGTCCTGGCGGCCCAGATTGCGGTGAACCGGCTCGCAGCCCAGGGCGTGGCCGGTGACGCCGGGTCGGTGCTGCTGGTGACGCTCGCCATCGCCGGCGTGATCGTTGCGGCGGTGACCTTCCCCCGCCTCCTGCCGAAAGGGACAGTACGCCTGGCTCCCGGACTGCCCAGTATTATCGCCACCCGCGGCCTGGTGACAGCCGCGTTCTTCGGCGCGGAGGCCTTCCTGCCGCTGATGCTGGTCACCTCCCGGGGAATGGATGAGGCGACCGCCGGGCTGAGCCTCAGCGCAGGTGCCCTGGGCTGGAGCGCTGGGGCTTTTGTGCAGGCGCGGGTCACGTTCCGCAGGCAATGGTTGTTGGTGATCGGGGCGTCGGTGCTGTCGATGAGCATTGGCCTGCTGGCCCTTGCCTCGGACCCGGTAGTGCCGTTCTGGGTTCTGGTGCTGGTCTGGACGCTGGCTGGCTTTGCCATGGGAATGACCCTGTCCAGCACCTCGGTGCTGGTGCTGAAGCTCTCACCGGCCCAGGAGCGGGGAAAGAACTCGTCGTCGCTACAGCTCAGCGACCAGCTGGGCGGGGTGGTCGGAACCACTATCGCTGGCGGGCTTTTCGCCCTGCTGCGTGACCCGTCCAACCCGGGACAGGTGGGCGTGTTTGTTGCGATTTGGCTGGCTCTGTGCCTCTTCGCGGTTGCCGGTATAGTTGCCGGTTTGAGGGGGGCACTGGGGTCCTCTGATGATCCCAGCGCACTTGCACCCAGGCACCCGTAGGCATGGAAAGGTTTCTTCTTAAGCGTGAGTAATAACATGCTCTTTGGCGTTGCCCCTGCCGCAGGTGCGTCGCTGCCGCCGGCCTACCCGGAACGGGCAGCGTGGGGCACCGCCCCCAAGCTGCGCCAGTGGCAGGAACAGGCGCTCGCCAAGTACTTCAGTACTGGTCCCCAGGACTTTCTCGCCGTTGCTACCCCGGGTGCAGGTAAAACCACCTTCGCACTGCGGGTGGCCACCGAGCTGGTGGAGCGCGGCACCATCAACCGGATCACCATCGTCGCCCCGACCGACCACCTGAAGCGTCAGTG comes from the Arthrobacter sp. CAN_C5 genome and includes:
- a CDS encoding AI-2E family transporter, whose protein sequence is MSDNQEVPVGEPLPRPTAPPRVANGHTAGSPDEASQPGLLAAILHRLRKPIPGAQPRLRFEFPPERAPDQVPFDEEVTLADERLKFGNPQPRSMRHHPIHFGFMGTVGVGLALLAYFMITNVGQLLLWIGAAMFIALGLDPIVRWLEKKGVPRPAGIAVALLLLASLIAGFFATLIPTIANQTSQFVDRAPGFVDDFLNSDFFRTVDQQFQVRERVTDEVNNFFDNSEAVGGIFGGVLGVGTVILNSLFGTLIVLVLTLYFLASLPAMKEWAYRLAPRSRRPRVKSLAEEITSSVGNYVIGQACVALLNAIFAFIFMTIAQVPFSVLLAFVVVLLAFIPLVGALIAAVIVTLVALTAGWQTTLLFAVLYLAYLQVEAYFISPRIMQRAVAVPGSVAVIAVIAGGSLLGVLGALIAIPTAAAVMLLLKEVFIARQDGQ
- a CDS encoding MFS transporter produces the protein MTDHSARPTTGPEVVGETANLRPLTIGIIAIITCAAFEAMAVTTAMPAVVADLDGVSGYGLAFSMYLTASLLGTVIAGTWCDRAGARPALAVGMFVMIAGLLVSGAAGEFWMVTAGRAVSGLGGGFMVVAVYVIIGGAYPQHRQPVIFGWLSAAWVLPSLIGPAVAGYLAGEVSWRLVFLGVAPIVLAAFALVWPRTAALAPPEPGAGNRHDGRRRALTGLGLAGGVLAAQIAVNRLAAQGVAGDAGSVLLVTLAIAGVIVAAVTFPRLLPKGTVRLAPGLPSIIATRGLVTAAFFGAEAFLPLMLVTSRGMDEATAGLSLSAGALGWSAGAFVQARVTFRRQWLLVIGASVLSMSIGLLALASDPVVPFWVLVLVWTLAGFAMGMTLSSTSVLVLKLSPAQERGKNSSSLQLSDQLGGVVGTTIAGGLFALLRDPSNPGQVGVFVAIWLALCLFAVAGIVAGLRGALGSSDDPSALAPRHP
- a CDS encoding DUF3039 domain-containing protein translates to MSTPADPFDNDPGNDPRTDPQRSGSTATLEREELREELEPGDRERLAHYVRKEKIMESALSGEPVIALCGKVWTPGRDPQKFPVCPECKDIYNGMRPGKDDKDK
- a CDS encoding transporter, whose product is MVAHLLRLKLTLLRNSLKRSTWALVGVILGGLYGLGMLGLLIVGLVFLGNADPTVIRNVLVIGGSVVVLGWIVVPMVSSGIDMTLDPARFVTFAVPMRQMIAGLALGAVIGIPGIITLLASLAQVGTWIRYPAAAVAALICAVLAVLLCVVASRLATTAVISLTSSRRFKDVSSMVILVPLILVGPIIAAVATGFEQSPGFANELAAILGWTPLGVFWAVPADVADGAYLTATLRFVLGVVVLAVLAWLWQLNLARALVTPAYNAVTRKGAGNLGFFRRFPATPTGAVAARALTYWARDPRYLGSIVIVPLVPLLMLFFAAQSGDYTLLNFVGPIIAFLLAWSISADISYDNTAFWLHLSTGVSGRSDRAGRALAVAVISAPAVLVFTIAPLWISGSLEDLPMMLGLSIGVLLTGIGFSSVVSARYTYNVPLPGESPLKTPPGTGFSMFAVQMIGWLVLLVLVIPELGLAIAYLVTGNSAFGWLTLLVGCVLGAVLLLVGLKLGGQWYDRRAPELLQAVSVNK
- a CDS encoding tetratricopeptide repeat protein, yielding MSIPNNRGPLPPSSMNLHGAVDLSALKARAEAARTAPQGGAPAAGNGQQAEAQPASGAGAAGSPYVVEVTEQSFPQLVQLSSQVPVVVDLRAGWSEESSRVTAVLEAIAVEHDGKVLLAKVDVETQPQIAQAFQAQTVPTVVAVLKGQPVPLFEGAVPEQQIRSFIDELLKVAGANGVAGSLREGADAEGAEAAAEEPPLPPHHQAAFDAIEAGDYLAAAASYRQALAEQPADAEAKAGLAQVELMQRLKDVDAATIRQRAADEPDILESQLAVADLDVSGGHVEDGFARIVAFISRTAGEPREAARVRLLELFDVVGVADPRVTKARGALARALF
- a CDS encoding ABC transporter ATP-binding protein, which codes for MSSPTLPLSPDTAGEPTLPGSPALVIRGLAKRFGEKIAVNGVDLDVPAGSFYGLVGPNGAGKTTTLSMATGLLRPDHGHAWVHGVDVWDHPLEAKKLMGILPDGVRLFDRLTGEQLVTYAGLLRGMDRDTVAERVADLLRALDLANDAGTLVVDYSAGMTKKIALASALIHAPSLLVLDEPFESVDPVSAANIRDILASYVGSGGTVIVSSHVMDLVQRMCDHVAVIAAGTVLAAGTVDEVRGESSLEDRFVELVGGRNTAEGLTWLRTS
- the nagB gene encoding glucosamine-6-phosphate deaminase gives rise to the protein MEVVILPDPSAIATLAADAIEALVRRKPDAVLGLATGSSPLGVYDELATRHQRDGLSFAAAHGFALDEYVGLPAGHPESYREVIRREFTDRIDIRPENVHGPDGAATDIPAACAAYEEAIRLAGGVDLQLLGVGTDGHIGFNEPGSSLVSRTRIKSLIMQTRKDNARFFGSVDEVPHHVVTQGLGTIMDARHVVLIATGAQKARAVHDFVEGPVAAVCAASILQMHPHATILIDDAAASGLKLADYYRHTYANKPSWQGI